A window of the Agrococcus jejuensis genome harbors these coding sequences:
- a CDS encoding ABC transporter ATP-binding protein yields MTLELRGITKRFGSLTANDHIDLTVEAGEIHCLLGENGAGKSTLMNVLYGLYQADEGDILLDDVVQRFAGPGDAMRAGIGMVHQHFMLIPVFTVAENVLLGHEKELGGLAGAKRRVVEISERFGFHIDPDARIEDLPVGVQQRVEIIKALSLDAKVLVFDEPTAVLTPQETDELMAIMQQLRDEGTAIVFITHKLREVRAIADRITVIRLGQVVGTAEPTATSVELASLMVGRPVELTVQKQPSVRTDNELVIEHLTVLDEQGIAVVDDLSLTVHGGEVVCIAGVQGNGQTELTEAILGLQRRATGSIRLNGVELLGRSVRDVLDSGVGFVPEDRKIDGLVGEFSIAENLMLDRYLGDPFVQRGTIVRGARDEFAQERLGAFDIRAQSIQTPVGTLSGGNQQKVVLARELSRPLQLFVASQPTRGLDVGSIEFVHAQVIATRDAGIPVIVVSTELDEVVGLADRIAVMYGGGVVGVVPADTSRDDLGIMMAGELPEGLAA; encoded by the coding sequence ATGACCCTCGAGCTGCGCGGCATCACCAAGCGCTTCGGCTCGCTCACGGCCAACGACCACATCGACCTCACGGTCGAGGCAGGCGAGATCCACTGCCTGCTGGGCGAGAACGGCGCGGGCAAGTCCACGCTCATGAACGTGCTCTACGGCCTGTACCAGGCCGACGAGGGCGACATCCTGCTCGACGACGTCGTGCAGCGGTTCGCGGGACCCGGCGACGCCATGCGCGCCGGCATCGGCATGGTGCACCAGCACTTCATGCTCATCCCCGTCTTCACCGTCGCCGAGAACGTGCTGCTCGGCCACGAGAAGGAGCTCGGCGGGCTCGCAGGCGCCAAGCGCCGCGTCGTCGAGATCTCCGAGCGCTTCGGCTTCCACATCGACCCCGACGCCCGCATCGAGGACCTCCCGGTGGGCGTGCAGCAGCGCGTCGAGATCATCAAGGCCCTGTCGCTCGACGCGAAGGTGCTCGTGTTCGACGAGCCCACCGCGGTGCTGACGCCGCAGGAGACCGACGAGCTCATGGCGATCATGCAGCAGCTGCGCGACGAGGGCACGGCCATCGTGTTCATCACGCACAAGCTGCGCGAGGTGCGCGCCATCGCCGACCGCATCACCGTGATCCGCCTCGGCCAGGTCGTCGGCACCGCCGAGCCCACCGCGACGAGCGTCGAGCTCGCCTCGCTCATGGTCGGCCGCCCCGTCGAGCTGACCGTGCAGAAGCAGCCGTCGGTGCGCACCGACAACGAGCTCGTCATCGAGCACCTCACCGTGCTCGACGAGCAGGGCATCGCCGTCGTCGACGACCTCTCGCTGACGGTGCACGGCGGCGAGGTCGTGTGCATCGCCGGCGTGCAGGGCAACGGCCAGACCGAGCTCACCGAGGCCATCCTCGGCTTGCAGCGGCGCGCGACCGGCAGCATCCGCCTCAACGGCGTCGAGCTGCTCGGCCGCAGCGTGCGCGACGTGCTCGACTCGGGCGTCGGCTTCGTGCCGGAGGACCGCAAGATCGACGGCCTCGTCGGCGAGTTCTCGATCGCCGAGAACCTCATGCTCGACCGCTACCTCGGCGACCCGTTCGTGCAGCGCGGCACGATCGTGCGCGGCGCGCGCGACGAGTTCGCGCAGGAGCGCCTCGGCGCGTTCGACATCCGCGCCCAGTCGATCCAGACGCCCGTCGGCACGCTGTCGGGCGGCAACCAGCAGAAGGTCGTGCTGGCGCGCGAGCTCTCGCGGCCGCTGCAGCTGTTCGTCGCGTCGCAGCCCACGCGCGGCCTCGACGTCGGCTCGATCGAGTTCGTGCACGCGCAGGTCATCGCGACGCGCGATGCGGGCATCCCCGTCATCGTCGTCTCCACCGAGCTCGACGAGGTCGTCGGGCTCGCCGACCGCATCGCGGTCATGTACGGCGGCGGCGTCGTGGGCGTCGTGCCCGCCGACACGTCGCGCGACGACCTCGGCATCATGATGGCCGGAGAGCTGCCGGAGGGACTCGCAGCATGA
- a CDS encoding thymidine phosphorylase: MAEAHDVVDLIRTKRDRGVLATDEIDWLIDAYTRGYVEDAQMAALAMAILLNGMERREIHDLTQAMIASGERMDFSSLPMPTVDKHSTGGVGDKITLPLMPLVAAFGVAVPQLSGRGLGHTGGTLDKLESIPGWRAALSNDEMLAQLADVGGVICAAGSGLAPADKRLYALRDITGTVEAIPLIASSIMSKKIAEGTGALVLDVKFGSGAFMQQESRARELAETMVALGKDAGVDTRALLTSMDVPLGLAIGNANEVRESVEVLAGGGPADVVELTVALAREMLAAVGQPDADVEAALADGRAMDRWRRFVVAQGGDPDAALPVANETHTVVAESDGVLARQEALPFGVAAWRLGAGRARATDEVVHAAGIDLHVKPGDAVRAGQPLWTLSADDASRFDRALASLEGAWEVAPVGTPVDVQPIVRDRIV, encoded by the coding sequence ATGGCAGAGGCGCACGACGTCGTCGACCTCATCCGCACGAAGCGCGACCGCGGCGTGCTCGCGACCGACGAGATCGACTGGCTCATCGACGCGTACACGCGCGGCTACGTCGAGGATGCGCAGATGGCGGCCCTCGCGATGGCGATCCTGCTCAACGGCATGGAGCGGCGCGAGATCCACGACCTCACGCAGGCGATGATCGCGTCTGGCGAGCGCATGGACTTCTCGTCGCTGCCGATGCCCACGGTCGACAAGCACTCGACGGGTGGCGTCGGCGACAAGATCACGCTGCCGCTCATGCCGCTCGTCGCGGCGTTCGGCGTCGCGGTGCCGCAGCTGTCGGGCCGCGGCCTCGGCCACACGGGCGGCACGCTCGACAAGCTCGAGTCGATCCCCGGCTGGCGCGCCGCGCTGTCGAACGACGAGATGCTCGCGCAGCTCGCCGACGTCGGCGGCGTCATCTGCGCCGCCGGATCGGGCCTCGCGCCCGCCGACAAGCGCCTCTACGCGCTGCGCGACATCACGGGCACCGTGGAGGCGATCCCGCTCATCGCGTCGTCGATCATGTCGAAGAAGATCGCCGAGGGCACGGGTGCGCTCGTGCTCGACGTGAAGTTCGGCTCGGGCGCGTTCATGCAGCAGGAGTCGCGAGCGCGCGAGCTCGCCGAGACGATGGTGGCGCTCGGCAAGGATGCGGGCGTCGACACGCGCGCGCTGCTCACGAGCATGGACGTGCCGCTGGGCCTCGCGATCGGCAACGCCAACGAGGTGCGCGAGTCGGTCGAGGTGCTCGCCGGCGGCGGCCCCGCCGACGTCGTCGAGCTCACGGTCGCGCTCGCGCGCGAGATGCTCGCGGCGGTCGGGCAGCCCGACGCCGACGTCGAGGCCGCGCTCGCCGACGGTCGCGCGATGGACCGCTGGCGTCGCTTCGTCGTCGCGCAGGGCGGCGACCCCGACGCGGCGCTGCCCGTCGCCAACGAGACCCACACGGTCGTGGCGGAGTCCGACGGCGTGCTCGCGCGCCAGGAGGCGCTGCCGTTCGGCGTCGCCGCCTGGCGCCTCGGCGCGGGCCGTGCGCGCGCGACCGACGAGGTCGTGCACGCCGCAGGCATCGACCTGCACGTGAAGCCCGGCGACGCCGTGCGCGCCGGCCAGCCGCTCTGGACGCTCTCGGCCGACGACGCCTCGCGCTTCGACCGCGCGCTCGCGTCGCTCGAGGGTGCCTGGGAGGTCGCGCCCGTCGGCACGCCCGTCGACGTGCAGCCCATCGTGCGCGACCGCATCGTCTGA
- a CDS encoding ABC transporter permease, producing MSTVQTAGLAPEATTEVARPRSLRVPITYAVLTVVAAIVLVGLGRDGETTLRLSTNADLLQLPDAVLPARITGIVAALLLAAMTGVAIAAHLTRRKVGVWLPIVYGVVAVVAFLVWAGATKSIPLPGLLVLTVGLAVPLIFGALGGVISERVGVVNIAIEGQLLSGAFAAAVASSAIASGPIGDMGTVGILIAGVGGVIAAMVAAVLVSMVLAAFSIKYYVDQVIVGVVLNVLVLGLTNFLYSSVLTDHPELNNPDRFSRIRIPLLADIPIVGPALFNQTVIVYAVYVAVIVVTIGLFRTTWGLRLRALGEHPLAADTVGIRVNRWRFWNVTLAGAIVGIGGAYFTLDSNGSFQRDMTSGLGFIALAAVIFGQWHPIKATFAALLFGFAQALQNVLQSIGSGVPNEFMLMLPYVITILAVAGFIGQSRAPAASGKPYMKS from the coding sequence ATGAGCACCGTCCAGACCGCCGGCCTCGCTCCGGAGGCGACCACCGAGGTCGCGCGTCCGCGCAGCCTCCGCGTGCCCATCACCTACGCCGTGCTCACGGTCGTCGCGGCCATCGTGCTCGTCGGCCTCGGCCGCGACGGCGAGACGACGCTGCGCCTGTCGACGAACGCCGACCTGCTGCAGCTGCCCGACGCCGTGCTGCCCGCGCGCATCACGGGCATCGTCGCCGCGCTGCTGCTCGCCGCCATGACGGGCGTCGCCATCGCGGCGCACCTCACCCGCCGCAAGGTCGGCGTGTGGCTGCCCATCGTCTACGGCGTCGTCGCCGTCGTCGCCTTCCTCGTGTGGGCAGGCGCGACGAAGTCGATCCCGCTGCCCGGCCTCCTCGTGCTCACGGTCGGCCTCGCCGTGCCCCTGATCTTCGGCGCCCTCGGCGGCGTGATCTCCGAGCGCGTCGGCGTCGTGAACATCGCCATCGAGGGCCAGCTGCTCTCGGGCGCGTTCGCCGCTGCCGTCGCCTCGTCGGCGATCGCGTCGGGCCCCATCGGCGACATGGGCACGGTCGGCATCCTCATCGCCGGCGTCGGCGGCGTCATCGCCGCCATGGTCGCCGCCGTGCTCGTCTCGATGGTGCTCGCCGCGTTCTCGATCAAGTACTACGTCGACCAGGTCATCGTCGGCGTCGTGCTCAACGTGCTCGTGCTCGGCCTCACGAACTTCCTCTACTCGTCGGTGCTCACCGACCACCCCGAGCTCAACAACCCCGACCGGTTCTCGCGCATCCGCATCCCGCTGCTCGCCGACATCCCGATCGTCGGCCCTGCGCTCTTCAACCAGACCGTCATCGTCTACGCCGTGTACGTCGCGGTGATCGTCGTGACGATCGGCCTGTTCCGCACGACGTGGGGCCTTCGCCTGCGCGCGCTCGGCGAGCACCCGCTCGCGGCCGACACCGTCGGCATCCGCGTCAACAGGTGGCGCTTCTGGAACGTGACGCTCGCGGGCGCGATCGTCGGCATCGGTGGCGCGTACTTCACGCTCGACTCGAACGGCTCGTTCCAGCGCGACATGACGAGCGGCCTCGGCTTCATCGCCCTCGCCGCCGTGATCTTCGGCCAGTGGCACCCGATCAAGGCGACGTTCGCGGCGCTGCTGTTCGGCTTCGCGCAGGCGCTGCAGAACGTGCTGCAGTCGATCGGCTCGGGCGTGCCCAACGAGTTCATGCTCATGCTGCCGTACGTGATCACGATCCTCGCCGTCGCCGGCTTCATCGGGCAGTCGCGGGCTCCGGCCGCGAGCGGCAAGCCCTACATGAAGTCATGA
- a CDS encoding BMP family ABC transporter substrate-binding protein codes for MHWRTPLRNIRKTALGGLATLGVAALLAGCASAPEEGPAESGEATADISPCIVSDAGGFNDQSFNQLGLEGLEAAADELGVEASQAESQSETDYQSNIQNLLDNGCDMMITVGFLLAEATSAAAEANPDVNFAIIDDSSITADNVQPITFDTAQAAFLAGYAAAASSQSGIIATWGGINIPPVTIFMDGFVLGAQYYNEQNGADVQVLGWDVEAQDGTFVGAFEAGPAANATATTFLQQGADIVMPVGGPIFLSAGEAIRTAQAENPDTRYGMIGVDADLSQTAPEYADLFVTSVLKGMDAGVEAVVLADAAGEFSSDPYVGTLENDGVGIAGFNEWESQVPEGLADELETIRTAIIAGDIVVDSPSSP; via the coding sequence ATGCACTGGAGGACTCCCTTGAGGAACATTCGGAAGACCGCGCTCGGCGGTCTCGCGACGCTCGGCGTCGCGGCTCTGCTCGCCGGCTGCGCTTCGGCGCCGGAGGAGGGTCCCGCCGAGTCCGGCGAGGCCACCGCAGACATCTCGCCCTGCATCGTGTCGGACGCGGGCGGCTTCAACGACCAGTCGTTCAACCAGCTCGGCCTCGAGGGCCTCGAGGCCGCTGCCGACGAGCTCGGCGTCGAGGCATCGCAGGCGGAGTCGCAGTCGGAGACCGACTACCAGTCGAACATCCAGAACCTGCTCGACAACGGCTGCGACATGATGATCACGGTCGGCTTCCTGCTCGCCGAGGCCACGTCGGCCGCCGCCGAGGCGAACCCCGACGTCAACTTCGCCATCATCGACGACTCGTCGATCACGGCCGACAACGTGCAGCCGATCACGTTCGACACGGCCCAGGCCGCGTTCCTCGCCGGCTACGCCGCCGCTGCCTCGTCGCAGTCGGGCATCATCGCCACGTGGGGTGGCATCAACATCCCGCCCGTGACGATCTTCATGGACGGCTTCGTGCTCGGCGCGCAGTACTACAACGAGCAGAACGGCGCAGACGTGCAGGTGCTCGGCTGGGACGTCGAGGCGCAGGACGGCACGTTCGTCGGCGCGTTCGAGGCCGGCCCCGCAGCCAACGCCACGGCGACCACGTTCCTCCAGCAGGGCGCGGACATCGTCATGCCGGTCGGTGGCCCGATCTTCCTCTCCGCTGGCGAGGCGATCCGCACGGCGCAGGCCGAGAACCCCGACACGCGCTACGGCATGATCGGCGTCGACGCCGACCTGTCGCAGACGGCTCCCGAGTACGCCGACCTCTTCGTCACCTCCGTGCTCAAGGGCATGGATGCGGGCGTCGAGGCAGTCGTCCTCGCCGACGCAGCCGGTGAGTTCTCGAGCGACCCGTACGTGGGCACGCTGGAGAACGACGGCGTCGGCATCGCCGGCTTCAACGAGTGGGAGTCGCAGGTCCCCGAGGGCCTCGCAGACGAGCTCGAGACGATCCGCACGGCGATCATCGCCGGCGACATCGTCGTCGACTCGCCCTCCTCGCCGTAA
- a CDS encoding ABC transporter permease yields the protein MTDEKDTSGPAPDATDHDAPLAADQQRTGGAPSNDADGDRDVVHAPTVVEVPVAEAPKTESHEQNQDEDRWGSVAREILGGTPMVSLLAVLVAFVVGGILIAATDEQVQAASGYFFARPGDTLAAIGSAVGGAYWALFQGSILNFSRPEGGFVALIRPLTETLHFAAPLIAAGLGVAVAFRVGMFNIGGRGQMLAAAAAAGWVGFSFPLPPVLHIIVALLAGMIAGALWAGIAGLLKARTGAHEVITTIMLNFVALWLLSYLIRTPNLLQAPGSNNPITPRMLETAILPPLLGSQFNLTWGIVLSVAAVVVAWWLIERSSLGFRFRAVGLNPQAALNAGMSVKTVYVQAMLVAGAFMGLAGAQQVQATVTTGFTSGIDAGIGFDAITVALLGRSNPWGVLAAGLLFGAFKAGGFRMQAAEGVPIDIVLVVQSVIVLCIAAPPLVRTIFRLPKPRGGVR from the coding sequence ATGACCGACGAGAAGGACACGTCGGGCCCCGCGCCCGACGCCACCGACCACGACGCGCCCCTCGCTGCCGACCAGCAGCGCACCGGCGGCGCCCCGTCGAACGACGCCGACGGCGACCGCGACGTCGTGCACGCCCCGACGGTCGTCGAGGTGCCCGTCGCCGAGGCGCCGAAGACCGAGTCGCACGAGCAGAACCAGGACGAGGACCGCTGGGGGAGCGTCGCGCGCGAGATCCTCGGTGGCACGCCCATGGTGTCGCTGCTCGCCGTGCTCGTCGCCTTCGTCGTCGGCGGCATCCTCATCGCCGCGACCGACGAGCAGGTGCAGGCGGCGAGCGGCTACTTCTTCGCTCGCCCCGGCGACACGCTCGCCGCGATCGGCTCGGCAGTGGGCGGCGCCTACTGGGCGCTGTTCCAGGGCTCGATCCTCAACTTCTCGCGGCCCGAGGGCGGCTTCGTCGCCCTCATCCGCCCGCTCACCGAGACGCTGCACTTCGCGGCGCCGCTCATCGCAGCGGGCCTCGGCGTCGCCGTCGCCTTCCGCGTCGGCATGTTCAACATCGGTGGCCGCGGGCAGATGCTCGCTGCTGCCGCTGCAGCCGGATGGGTGGGCTTCTCGTTCCCGCTGCCGCCCGTGCTGCACATCATCGTGGCGCTGCTCGCCGGCATGATCGCCGGCGCGCTGTGGGCGGGCATCGCCGGCCTCCTCAAGGCGCGCACCGGCGCGCACGAGGTCATCACGACGATCATGCTGAACTTCGTCGCGCTGTGGCTGCTGTCGTACCTCATCCGCACGCCGAACCTGCTGCAGGCGCCGGGGAGCAACAACCCGATCACGCCGCGCATGCTCGAGACGGCCATCCTGCCGCCGCTGCTCGGCTCGCAGTTCAACCTCACGTGGGGCATCGTGCTGTCGGTCGCGGCGGTCGTCGTGGCCTGGTGGCTCATCGAGCGCTCGAGCCTCGGCTTCCGCTTCCGCGCCGTCGGCCTCAACCCGCAGGCCGCGCTCAACGCCGGCATGTCGGTGAAGACCGTCTACGTGCAGGCGATGCTCGTCGCGGGTGCCTTCATGGGCCTCGCGGGCGCGCAGCAGGTGCAGGCGACCGTCACGACGGGCTTCACCTCCGGCATCGACGCCGGCATCGGCTTCGACGCCATCACCGTGGCGCTGCTGGGCCGCTCGAACCCGTGGGGCGTGCTCGCCGCCGGCCTGCTGTTCGGCGCGTTCAAGGCAGGCGGATTCCGCATGCAGGCCGCCGAGGGCGTGCCGATCGACATCGTGCTCGTCGTGCAGTCGGTCATCGTGCTGTGCATCGCGGCCCCGCCGCTCGTGCGCACGATCTTCCGTCTGCCCAAGCCGAGGGGAGGCGTGCGATGA
- a CDS encoding cytidine deaminase, with product MTTVDWDALHAAAVEANAKAYAPYSGFAVGCAALTDDGRVVSGANVENAAYGVTLCAECSMVSALVMGGGGKLVAFTCVDGHGATLMPCGRCRQLLFEHAAPGMLLQTLSGIRTIDEVLPDAFGPTTLDAYRASDS from the coding sequence ATGACGACGGTCGACTGGGATGCGCTGCACGCCGCAGCGGTCGAGGCGAACGCGAAGGCGTACGCGCCGTACTCGGGCTTCGCCGTCGGCTGCGCGGCGCTGACCGACGACGGCCGCGTCGTGTCGGGCGCGAACGTCGAGAACGCGGCGTACGGCGTGACGCTGTGCGCCGAGTGCTCGATGGTCTCGGCGCTCGTGATGGGCGGCGGCGGGAAGCTGGTCGCGTTCACGTGCGTCGACGGCCACGGCGCCACGCTCATGCCGTGTGGACGCTGCCGCCAGCTGCTGTTCGAGCACGCCGCACCGGGCATGCTGCTGCAGACGCTGTCGGGCATCCGTACGATCGACGAGGTGCTGCCGGACGCCTTCGGGCCCACGACGCTCGACGCGTACCGCGCATCCGACTCCTGA